The Desmodus rotundus isolate HL8 chromosome 2, HLdesRot8A.1, whole genome shotgun sequence region ATTGTCCATATGCATGAAAAAGGAGGGATGAATAAAGAAAGCTTGAACATCTGGTTTCACGAAGTCTGGTCACAAAGGCCTGGAggattacttaaaaaacaaactttactTTTTCTTGATAACTTCAAAGCCCATGTTACACAAAGTGCAAAAGCATCGCAGTGGACTTGAAAACCCAACTTACTGTGATACCTGGTGGCCTGACAACCAAATGCAACTTCTTGATGTGTCAGTAGACAAGCCCTTtaaggcccaaatgaagaaaGAGTGAATATTGTGGATGCAATCAGCTGCTAATGATTTAACACTTAACAGGCAGGGTCAAGAAAGCATCCATAGTCCAGGTTTATGATTGGATCCTAAGATCATGGAATGGTGTCAAGGAGGAAGTGGTTgtgaaatcctttaaaaaatgcagcATCAGCAATGCTGTGGATGGAACTGAGAATGATGAAATTGACTGagatgaggaaagtgactctTCAGAAGACACTGGTAATATAGAAATTGATGAAGATGGTACTTCTGATATTGACAGTGATGAAGAGTTCTTTGCCTTCTATGatgcataaatattataaatttgttattggtgcataaaatttcttgtaccataatatgttcaaaaataaatgctaaaatgtctttataacacaaaaaacaagtgtctaaatataaataaaaattgaattaaaaaaattaaaagctttttcttcctcttaaagttaggaccaaaaacatgggtgcacattatacacggcaaaatacagtagttgtCACAGCTTGTGAACTTACAACATTGCCAAGACTTGATATTAAAATTTGTCTTGAGAGttgccaataactttattaagaCCACTATTTTGGGGTATAAAACTATGCTTAATTGATCACAACCACACCACTTCGGGCAAGTGAGTCATCTAATTTTAACCCtaaatttaaggggaaaaaaattgatCTAAAAATACGACCAGGGTAGTTTACTAATATGCTGATGGTGTTGATTGCTAGGAAGTTAAGAGGTAGGTGGaggaatttttttcacttaagttcaaaataattataaaattaaagaaattgcaAAAAAGTACAGAGATTATATATACACTTCACCAAGTTTCTCTAATGTTAACATtacatgtaataaataatacatgattATCAAAACCAAAAAGTTTAAATTCGTATAATACTATTAACTACAAATTTTATTCTCCAGTTTCTCTGTTTTAGGGTCCCACAATTCATTTGGTTAGCATGcccctttgttttcttccaaCATATGACAGtttttcagtctttctctttttttccccataaccTTGGCACTTTGAAGAACAATGATcagttattttatagaatgttccTCCATTGGAATTTATCTGATATTTTCTCATTAGATTGAGACTACACAGTTTTGGCAAGAATACCACAGAAATGGGTTATGTCCTACTCTGCACCTTATCAGGGGGGTACATCATTTTGATATGTCTCATTGCTAGTAATGATAACCGTGATGACTTGATTAAGGTGGTATCTGGTGTTTTCTCCAttgtaaagttactatttttctctttgccaagTGATAAATATCTTGAGGAAGATATGTTGAGATTATACAAATACCCTTTTTTTCCTCAAACTTTTGCCCACTAATTTTAAATCTGTTGATGGGTCTTGCCTGCAACAAttactactatttttttaatggaggttTCTATTTTGGgggagtatttttttaatgctactaAATTTTCCAGATATTCTGAGTAAGTACATAAAATTGGGGTGGCAgagtgattttctttaaaaatactcgTTCAGAGCTGTGTCTACTTCTGTATATGCTGAAAGTTGAATAGGAGGGTGATAGTGAAGTTAAATGAATTCTTGAAATCCCTTTTTAATATTGCCCTCTTGAGAGAAATTTAAATCCTAAAGGAACCTTCTaagttataaatttaaattttatttttagagctaaCACATGAGTTTCTACAGATATTGGAGAAAACGCCTAGTAGGTTGAAGAGGATTCGAAACTGGAGGGTAAGAATTGGTAGGGCTTAATAAATTATCAGTTTGTCATTTATCTAACAATTACATAGCTAACCAATTTGAATTTCTGTGGCTAAGTATTCTTATTTCCAATATTCCTAAATAATTACAATGTATCATAAGCTACAATACATGCACACATAGTTTATTCAACTATTGTGTCCAGTGAACTTtgctaagtattttataaattgtgTATAGATCTCCCAATATGgaaatattattctcattttacaaatggagaagTTAAAGCCTAGGCAAGTTAAGTTACTTTCTCAGATGGCTAGGCTAGGGTTTAACCTGTATCAAATTCCAAAATCAGTGCTTTCAACATTTTATATAGCCATTTATGCCCATAAGTATAGAATTTTTATAAGCAAAGAAATGTGTATTAAATTCCTTTGCTGTCAttgtttcttttgtgttttatttaaataggCTAATCAGGCGGCTAGGAAACCAAAAGTAGATGGACAAGTATCAGAAACGCCACTTCTTGGTTCATCTTTGGTCCAGAATTCTATTTTAGTAGATACTGTTAGTGGCGTGCCTGCAAACCCAAGTTTTCAGAAACCATCTACATCAGCATTCCCTGCACCAGTACCTCTAAATTCAGGAAATATTTCTGTTCAAGACAGCCATACATCTGATAATTTGTCAGTGCTAGCAACAGGAATGCCAAGTACCTCATACAGTTTGTCATCGCACCAAGAATGGCCTCAACATCAAGAATCAGCAAGGACAGAACAGATGTATTCACAGAAACAGGAGACATCTTTGTCTGGTAGCCAATACAACATCAACTTCCAGCAAGGACCTTCTATATCACTGCATTCAGGATTACATCACAGACCTGACAAAATACCTGATCATTCTTCTATTAAGCAAGAATATACTCATAAAGCAGGGAGCAGTAAGCACCATGGACCAATTTCTGCTACTCCTGGAGTTATTCCTCAGAAAATGTCTTTagataaatacagagaaaaacgCAAGCTAGAAACCCTTGATCTGGATGTCAGGGATCATTATATAGCTGCCCAGGTAGAACAGCAACACAAACATGTGCAGTCACAGGCAACCAGCAGCAGTTCTGTAACTTCtcccattaaaatgaaaattcccaTCACAAATGCGGAAAAACCTGAAAAATATATGGcagataagaaggaaaaaagtggaTCACTGAAATTACGGATTCCATTACCACCCACTGATAAAAGTGCCAGTAAAGaagaactgaaaatgaaaataaaagtttcttcCTCAGAAAGACACAGCTCTTCTGATGAAGGCAGTGGGAAGAGCAAGCATTCCAGCCCGCATATTAGTAGAGACCACAAAGAGAAGCACAAAGAACATCCCTCAAACCGCCACCACCCCAGCAGTCACAAGCATTCCCACTCACATAGTGgcagcagcagtggtggcagTAAACACAGTGCTGATGGAATACCACCCACTGTTCTGAGGAGTCCTGTTGGCCTGAGCAGTGATGGCTTTTCCTCTAGTTCCAGCTCTTCAAGGAAGAGGCTGCATGTCAATGATGCATCTCACAACCATCACTCCAAAATGATCAAAGGTTCCAAAAGTTCAGGTAGTTCATCTAGTTCTTCCTCCTCTGTTAAGCAGTATATATCCTCTCACAACTCTGTTTTTAACCATCCCttaccccctcctccccctgtcaCATACCAGGTGGGCTACGGACATCTCAGCACCCTCGTGAAACTGGACAAGAAGCCAGTGGAGACCAACGGTCCTGATGTCAATCACGAGTACAGTACAAACAGCCAGCATATGGACTACAAAGACACATACGACATGCTGGACTCGCTGTTAAGTGCCCAAGGAATGAACATG contains the following coding sequences:
- the CCNT2 gene encoding cyclin-T2 isoform X1 translates to MASCRGASSRWFFTREQLENTPSRRCGVEADKELSYRQQAANLIQEMGQRLNVSQLTINTAIVYMHRFYMYHSFTKFNRNIIAPTALFLAAKVEEQARKLEHVIKVAHACLHPLEPLLDTKCDAYLQQTQELVLLETIMLQTLGFEITIEHPHTDVVKCTQLVRASKDLAQTSYFMATNSLHLTTFCLQYKPTVIACVCIHLACKWSNWEIPVSTDGKHWWEYVDPTVTLELLDELTHEFLQILEKTPSRLKRIRNWRANQAARKPKVDGQVSETPLLGSSLVQNSILVDTVSGVPANPSFQKPSTSAFPAPVPLNSGNISVQDSHTSDNLSVLATGMPSTSYSLSSHQEWPQHQESARTEQMYSQKQETSLSGSQYNINFQQGPSISLHSGLHHRPDKIPDHSSIKQEYTHKAGSSKHHGPISATPGVIPQKMSLDKYREKRKLETLDLDVRDHYIAAQVEQQHKHVQSQATSSSSVTSPIKMKIPITNAEKPEKYMADKKEKSGSLKLRIPLPPTDKSASKEELKMKIKVSSSERHSSSDEGSGKSKHSSPHISRDHKEKHKEHPSNRHHPSSHKHSHSHSGSSSGGSKHSADGIPPTVLRSPVGLSSDGFSSSSSSSRKRLHVNDASHNHHSKMIKGSKSSGSSSSSSSSVKQYISSHNSVFNHPLPPPPPVTYQVGYGHLSTLVKLDKKPVETNGPDVNHEYSTNSQHMDYKDTYDMLDSLLSAQGMNM
- the CCNT2 gene encoding cyclin-T2 isoform X3; the encoded protein is MLQTLGFEITIEHPHTDVVKCTQLVRASKDLAQTSYFMATNSLHLTTFCLQYKPTVIACVCIHLACKWSNWEIPVSTDGKHWWEYVDPTVTLELLDELTHEFLQILEKTPSRLKRIRNWRANQAARKPKVDGQVSETPLLGSSLVQNSILVDTVSGVPANPSFQKPSTSAFPAPVPLNSGNISVQDSHTSDNLSVLATGMPSTSYSLSSHQEWPQHQESARTEQMYSQKQETSLSGSQYNINFQQGPSISLHSGLHHRPDKIPDHSSIKQEYTHKAGSSKHHGPISATPGVIPQKMSLDKYREKRKLETLDLDVRDHYIAAQVEQQHKHVQSQATSSSSVTSPIKMKIPITNAEKPEKYMADKKEKSGSLKLRIPLPPTDKSASKEELKMKIKVSSSERHSSSDEGSGKSKHSSPHISRDHKEKHKEHPSNRHHPSSHKHSHSHSGSSSGGSKHSADGIPPTVLRSPVGLSSDGFSSSSSSSRKRLHVNDASHNHHSKMIKGSKSSGSSSSSSSSVKQYISSHNSVFNHPLPPPPPVTYQVGYGHLSTLVKLDKKPVETNGPDVNHEYSTNSQHMDYKDTYDMLDSLLSAQGMNM
- the CCNT2 gene encoding cyclin-T2 isoform X4; this encodes MLLKIFSSIENDGALVIFVSTSKDLAQTSYFMATNSLHLTTFCLQYKPTVIACVCIHLACKWSNWEIPVSTDGKHWWEYVDPTVTLELLDELTHEFLQILEKTPSRLKRIRNWRANQAARKPKVDGQVSETPLLGSSLVQNSILVDTVSGVPANPSFQKPSTSAFPAPVPLNSGNISVQDSHTSDNLSVLATGMPSTSYSLSSHQEWPQHQESARTEQMYSQKQETSLSGSQYNINFQQGPSISLHSGLHHRPDKIPDHSSIKQEYTHKAGSSKHHGPISATPGVIPQKMSLDKYREKRKLETLDLDVRDHYIAAQVEQQHKHVQSQATSSSSVTSPIKMKIPITNAEKPEKYMADKKEKSGSLKLRIPLPPTDKSASKEELKMKIKVSSSERHSSSDEGSGKSKHSSPHISRDHKEKHKEHPSNRHHPSSHKHSHSHSGSSSGGSKHSADGIPPTVLRSPVGLSSDGFSSSSSSSRKRLHVNDASHNHHSKMIKGSKSSGSSSSSSSSVKQYISSHNSVFNHPLPPPPPVTYQVGYGHLSTLVKLDKKPVETNGPDVNHEYSTNSQHMDYKDTYDMLDSLLSAQGMNM
- the CCNT2 gene encoding cyclin-T2 isoform X2, whose product is MASCRGASSRWFFTREQLENTPSRRCGVEADKELSYRQQAANLIQEMGQRLNVSQLTINTAIVYMHRFYMYHSFTKFNRNIIAPTALFLAAKVEEQARKLEHVIKVAHACLHPLEPLLDTKCDAYLQQTQELVLLETIMLQTLGFEITIEHPHTDVVKCTQLVRASKDLAQTSYFMATNSLHLTTFCLQYKPTVIACVCIHLACKWSNWEIPVSTDGKHWWEYVDPTVTLELLDELTHEFLQILEKTPSRLKRIRNWRANQAARKPKVDGQVSETPLLGSSLVQNSILVDTVSGVPANPSFQKPSTSAFPAPVPLNSGNISVQDSHTSDNLSVLATGMPSTSYSLSSHQEWPQHQESARTEQMYSQKQETSLSGSQYNINFQQGPSISLHSGLHHRPDKIPDHSSIKQEYTHKAGSSKHHGPISATPGVIPQKMSLDKYREKRKLETLDLDVRDHYIAAQVEQQHKHVQSQATSSSSVTSPIKMKIPITNAEKPEKYMADKKEKSGSLKLRIPLPPTDKSASKEELKMKIKVSSSERHSSSDEGSGKSKHSSPHISRDHKEKHKEHPSNRHHPSSHKHSHSHSGSSSGGSKHSADGIPPTVLRSPVGLSSDGFSSSSSSSRKRLHVNDASHNHHSKMIKGSKSSGGLRTSQHPRETGQEASGDQRS